A genomic segment from Pseudomonas sp. S09G 359 encodes:
- a CDS encoding SDR family oxidoreductase, translating into MAFDSIFKAKLFQGQTVIVTGGGSGIGRCTAHELAALGARVILVGRKPEKLQKVAAEIAEDGGSAHWLACDIRDEEAVKALVTQLIDEHGPIHGLVNNAGGQYPSPLASINQKGFETVLRTNLVGGFLMAREVFNQSMSKHGGAIVNMLADMWGGMPGMGHSGAARAGMDNFTKTAAFEWGYAGVRVNAVAPGWIASSGMDTYEGAFKAVIPTLREHVPLKRIGTESEVSAAIVFLLSPAAAFVSGSTLRIDGAASLGSRAWPLHKAQSPSEPFNGFHRAYLPDVLKAEQ; encoded by the coding sequence GTGGCCTTCGACTCGATCTTCAAAGCCAAGCTGTTCCAGGGGCAAACCGTGATTGTCACCGGCGGTGGCAGCGGCATTGGCCGTTGCACCGCCCATGAACTGGCAGCCCTGGGCGCGCGGGTGATTCTGGTGGGGCGCAAACCGGAAAAACTGCAAAAGGTCGCCGCAGAAATCGCCGAAGACGGCGGCAGCGCCCATTGGCTGGCCTGTGACATTCGCGATGAAGAGGCGGTGAAGGCGCTGGTTACGCAGCTTATTGATGAACACGGACCCATTCATGGCCTGGTCAATAACGCCGGCGGCCAGTACCCGTCGCCGCTCGCCTCGATCAATCAAAAAGGCTTTGAAACGGTACTGCGCACCAACCTGGTCGGCGGTTTCCTGATGGCGCGGGAAGTGTTCAACCAATCCATGAGCAAGCACGGCGGCGCCATCGTCAATATGCTCGCCGACATGTGGGGCGGCATGCCCGGTATGGGTCACTCCGGCGCGGCGCGCGCGGGCATGGACAACTTCACTAAAACCGCCGCCTTCGAATGGGGTTACGCCGGGGTGCGGGTGAATGCCGTGGCGCCAGGGTGGATCGCGTCCAGCGGCATGGACACCTACGAAGGCGCATTCAAGGCGGTGATCCCGACGCTGCGCGAGCATGTGCCGCTCAAGCGCATCGGCACCGAATCGGAAGTCAGCGCGGCCATTGTGTTCCTGCTCAGCCCCGCTGCCGCGTTCGTCAGCGGCAGCACCTTGCGCATCGATGGCGCCGCCAGCCTGGGCAGCCGCGCCTGGCCGCTGCACAAGGCGCAGTCGCCGAGTGAACCCTTCAATGGCTTCCACCGCGCCTACCTGCCCGACGTCCTCAAGGCGGAGCAATAA